The following nucleotide sequence is from Vibrio sp. SCSIO 43136.
CGCCGCTAGCATCACTGTTCGGCCGTAGTCATCTTCTTGAACGAGACGAGCCCCATGGTAATGAAGCATTTCAAGCGCATCAGTGTTGTTGGAGTATAGGGCGATAAATATTGGGTAGGTTTCGCTTTGAGAATCGTAGGCATTGACATCTGCGCCAGCCAATACGGCCTTCTCTGCGCTTTCAACATCCCCATAATAAAGATCATCAAGCCATTGTGCCTGCACCGATGTCAATGACAACAGCACAAACACTAGCCCACTGAGTAAAGATCTGAGCCAATCAAACATACTTTAACTAACCTTACTGACTATCATTTTTGTTTTCCCTAGAAAACAATTGTAACAACAAGGTTGCAATATGGTTAACTCAATTACTAACAACAAGTAGTGAATTATCAGTTGTTAATGAAGAATGAGAGATCGATCTAAACTGACAGCGCTTAATGGAATAAAAAGTGGAAGTATCAAGGAAATTCATTTGAGGCCACAACGGAGCTGCGACCGAGGTAACTAAGGAGGACGGGTAATATAAGCTGCTACTGTATGTCTAGTGACTTGAGCCTAAGCGTTGACTCTATTTCGGTTAATGCCGAGACTCTGTCTCTCCCATTTTTCTTGGAAAGATATAACATCTCATCAGCCAAATTAAAAAACGCATCTGGCTTCTCCTCTCGCTTGGGTATGATCGAAGCGACACCGATGCTTACACTCAACCCACTTTCACACTCAGTCTCTTTAGTTCTAGGTAAAGTTTCTAAGTGCACATTTTCTAATATATCTTCTGCGATAATAGAGGCTTCAAGTGAGCCGGTTGAACCTAAAATAACCGCAAATTCATCCCCACCGATCCGAGCACACAAATCCCAAGGACGACGAGCGTTACTTTCAATCACTTTCGCCAATCCAGACAAGCACTTATCTCCTATTTGATGACCGTGAGTGTCATTGATTTGCTTAAAATTATCCAAATCAATCAAGAGCAATGACACTGGCTCCTTACGCCTCACGTGTTCTCTCCAAGTTTGAGCATAAAATTCATCAAATTTACGACGATTGGCCACCTTGGTTAATCCATCTTGTGTTGCAAGCCAAGATATCTTTTCTTCAGCTAAGCGACGCTTGGTAATATCTAAGTGCATCACCACAAAATATCTCTCCCCGTCGATATCACACGCAGTAGCTCTCATTAAAAACCATCGATGTTCCGAAGCACTATGGCAAGGATACTCATAACCAAACTCAGAAGTACCACCATCAAGAAGATCTTTTAGTCCTTCTGCTACCAACCTCGCATCATCATCACCATTTTCTGCCGCTTTAATACAAGCTTCTAAATAGTTGTCACCGATCCAACCGCTGGTATTACACGCATTGTTTTCCTGTGCAAAACGCTTCCAACTGTCGTTGACAAAGACGATTTCCCCTCTGCTATCTACCACGGTAAGTTGCTCGGAAATGGCGTTCAGTACCGAGCAATAGAAGTGATTTGCCAACATCATAGCCTAGCCTTCAATGAATCTTTATTATCTCAATAAGACTAGCCTATCTTAAGCACTAACACAGAATGAATATGCCACCAACGACATAACTCCAACTCGACCGAATAGTAAGTCACTGACTAATCAATAGTTGTTTACAGCGCTTATTCCAGAATTGCTATGCGCATAACATTTTGTTCTATCTAAAAGTGACATAGATAGGTTTAAAGTTCGAATAACTGAACAGACTTATACCAATGTCACAGTCACAAACAGAAAAAGAAGGACAACACATGGCGAACGAATACGTACCACCAAAAGTATGGACACATGACGCAGATAACGGCGGTGAATGGGCTAGCATTAACCGACCAGACTCAGGGGCTCGTCACGAGCAAGAGCTCGCTGTGGGCTCACACCCATTTCAGCTATACTCACTAGGCACACCTAACGGACAGAAAGTGACTATCATGCTCGAAGAGCTGCTGGCTCTAGGCGTGACAGAGGCTGAATACGATGCTCATTTAATCAAAATTGGCGATGGTGATCAGTTTTCCTCTGGCTTTGTTGCTGTCAACCCGAACTCAAAAATTCCAGCACTGGTTGACCGTTCAGGAGACGAACCAGTTCGAGTATTCGAGTCGGGCAACATCCTGCTTTATTTGGCAGAGAAATTCGGGCATCTCTTACCTGCTGATCCAGCGAAAAAGACCGAGACTCTCAACTGGTTGTTTTGGCTACAAGGGTCAGCGCCGTATCTAGGTGGCGGCTTTGGACACTTCTATGCATATGCGCCAGAAAAGTTCGAGTATCCTATCAATCGATTCACTATGGAAGCTAAGCGCCAACTCGATGTGCTTGATAAGCGACTGGCTGACAACCGCTTCTTAGGCGGTGATGAATACTCTATTGCAGATATCGCTACCTGGCCTTGGTATGGCAATGTGGTTCTAGGCCGTGCGTATAACGCTGCAGAATTCTTAGATGTAGAGAGCTACAGCAACGTTATGCGCTGGGCTAAAGAGATTGATAAACGCGGTGCTGTGCAACGAGGTCGTATTGTGAATAAGCCATGGGGAGAAGAGTGGGAACAGTTGGCAGAAAGACACAGTGCTTCAGATATCGATGAAGTACTAGCCAAACGCCCTAGCTAATCACCTAATTCATAGCAAGAAGCCGCTGACTATCTCAGCGGCTTTTTTATATCAGCCATATGCAACCGATGGATAGTAGCCAAAAACAACGGTTTGGCTGCAATCGATTACTTAAAGTGCATAAATAACAGTAAACCTTTCGTTACACTCCAAAATAAACTAAATTTACCTATAGATATTGCATTTCCTATTTATTCCTATTTTTGCGTAACACTTCAACGTACCCCATCCATAAATTCCAACTATAAACTAGCCTTTATGCACCTAAGGACGACAATAGTAGTACAAAATTCTGCATGTACTAGTTAACAAATACATAATATATAGGTTTTTTGTGATTACCATTCGTCCACTACACCTGCTTGCATAGTGCCTATTTACCTAGCTTCAATGCGTTTAATGTTCAAAAAATCAGCACTTGAACACATTTTCATGACAAATGTCAGAAAAAATCATATTTAGGGCTTTCATCTACAACCACTAACTGTTTTACTTGTCACTACTAAAGCGTCAACTATAACTCTAATTAGTGTACACAGATGTATACAACCACATTTATTGACGCCTAGTGTCGACAAACACAACACAAAATATGGAGATACCGTGGCTACAACAAACGCGAAGCCTCGTGATACTTGGGGCTCAAAACTGGGATTTGTAATGGCCGCAGCTGGTTCAGCTGTTGGTCTAGGTAATATTTGGAAATTCCCTTACACGGCAGGTGAAAGTGGTGGCGGTGCATTCGTTGCTATTTACCTGATGTTCGTAATCTTTATCGGCTTCAGCGTTATGCTGACCGAATTTGCCGTTGGCCGTAAAACTGGCCTTTCTGCTGTTGGTGCATTCAAATCTACTGACCGTCGCTGGACGTTCGTCGGTGTAATGGGTGTATTAAGTGGTCTACTCATCATGGGTTTCTACCCAGTTGTTGGTGGCTGGGCACTTGCATATGTTGCGAAAGTGGGCGGTGGTCTACTAAGCACTCCTGATGCTATCGGCGACAGCTTTGGTGCTTTCATCTCTGATCCTGTTCAACCACTCATGTGGATGGGTATCTACCTTGTTCTTAACATCGTGGTAGTTATTAAAGGTATCTCAGGTGGTATCGAGAAAGCAGGCAAGATTTTAATGCCTACGCTATTTATCATCCTTATCATCGTATCTGTTAAAGGTCTGATGCTACCGGGTGCAATGGCAGGTCTTGAGTTCCTATTTAGCCCTGACTTCTCGAAAGTAGACAGCAGCGTAGTATTGGCAGCGCTTGGTCAAGCCTTCTTCTCTCTAAGCCTAGGTATGGGTTGTATGATCACCTACGGTTCTTACTTGAAGAAAAAAGAGAACCTAGTGCAAACCACTGCAATGGTTACAGCGATGGATACTGGTGTAGCACTTCTTGCTGGTATCGCAATGTTCCCTGCAATGTTCGCATTCAGCATGGAACCAGCAGCAGGCCCTGGTCTTGTATTCGTAGTTGTTCCTCAGCTATTTGCTGAAATGGGTGGCATGGTAGGTGTTGCGCTTGCACTACTATTCTTCGTTGGTCTGTCAGTAGCAGCATTGACATCATCAATCTCTCTACTTGAAGTAGTGGTTTCTTACCTGATTGATGAGAAAGGCATGAAGCGTTCGACTGCTGTACTTTCTGCAAGTGCTGTGATGGCAACACTATGTGTGTTCGCATCTCTATCACTAGGTGGCGTAGGTCCAACACTGTTTGATACTGGCGCATTCGATATCTTCGACTTGCTAACAGATAAGATCTTCCTAGCGGTTGGCGGTATGTTCATCTGTATCTTTGCTGGCTGGCGTCTAAGCCGTGAAGACCTAGAGAAAGAAATCACTAACAATGGTGAAAACAAGTTCCCTCTATTCGGTCTTTGGTACAACCTAGTTAAGTACGTTATCCCAGTAGCTATCGCAATCGTTGCAGTGGCTGGTGTGAAAGCAGGCTTTGACAGTGGTAAAGGTGAAATCATGGTGCTAGGTCTAGCAATCATCGGTGTCACTGCCCTACTATCGAAGAAACTGTAATCACTAAACAGTTCAAGTGAATGGGAAACTCGATGAGTTTCCCATTTTTTTTGTATTAAGCCTCCGCTTGGTTCTTTCCAAGCTATGAATTTTCCTCAGATCCGTTACCATTCTCGTTAACACTCTACAACGCAGAACAAAACGTGACACTGTCTCCTCTTAACGTCCTCAACTCCGTCTTTGGTTACGATAGCTTTCGCCACCAACAACAAGCCATTATTGATTCTCTTATTGAAGGCAAAGATGTTTTAACACTCATGCCAACTGGTGGTGGTAAATCTTTGTGTTACCAAATTCCTGCTATTGTTCGCCCCGGTGTCGGCGTGGTCGTTTCGCCTTTGATTGCTTTGATGAAAGATCAGGTTGATGCGCTACAGCAAGTTGGCGTCTCTGCCGCCTACTTAAACTCAACACTCGATCAATATGAACAGATGCAAGTGGAAGAGCTAGTGGCACGAGGAGAAGTGCAGCTTCTATACATTGCACCAGAGCGCTTAATGATGGAACGTACATTGAACCTGCTTTCGCAGAGTCGTGTTTCTCTGTTTGCCATTGATGAAGCCCACTGTGTGAGCCAATGGGGGCATGACTTCCGCCCTGAGTACCAACAGCTTTCAGTATTGCAGCAGCGCTTCCCTGAAGTACCGCGCATTGCTTTGACTGCAACGGCAGATCAAAGAACTAAGCAAGAGATCATCGCCCAGTTGGGGCTTTCAGATGCCAACGTATTTGTTCATAGTTTTGATAGACCAAATATTCGTTATCAC
It contains:
- a CDS encoding diguanylate cyclase gives rise to the protein MMLANHFYCSVLNAISEQLTVVDSRGEIVFVNDSWKRFAQENNACNTSGWIGDNYLEACIKAAENGDDDARLVAEGLKDLLDGGTSEFGYEYPCHSASEHRWFLMRATACDIDGERYFVVMHLDITKRRLAEEKISWLATQDGLTKVANRRKFDEFYAQTWREHVRRKEPVSLLLIDLDNFKQINDTHGHQIGDKCLSGLAKVIESNARRPWDLCARIGGDEFAVILGSTGSLEASIIAEDILENVHLETLPRTKETECESGLSVSIGVASIIPKREEKPDAFFNLADEMLYLSKKNGRDRVSALTEIESTLRLKSLDIQ
- a CDS encoding sodium-dependent transporter; this translates as MATTNAKPRDTWGSKLGFVMAAAGSAVGLGNIWKFPYTAGESGGGAFVAIYLMFVIFIGFSVMLTEFAVGRKTGLSAVGAFKSTDRRWTFVGVMGVLSGLLIMGFYPVVGGWALAYVAKVGGGLLSTPDAIGDSFGAFISDPVQPLMWMGIYLVLNIVVVIKGISGGIEKAGKILMPTLFIILIIVSVKGLMLPGAMAGLEFLFSPDFSKVDSSVVLAALGQAFFSLSLGMGCMITYGSYLKKKENLVQTTAMVTAMDTGVALLAGIAMFPAMFAFSMEPAAGPGLVFVVVPQLFAEMGGMVGVALALLFFVGLSVAALTSSISLLEVVVSYLIDEKGMKRSTAVLSASAVMATLCVFASLSLGGVGPTLFDTGAFDIFDLLTDKIFLAVGGMFICIFAGWRLSREDLEKEITNNGENKFPLFGLWYNLVKYVIPVAIAIVAVAGVKAGFDSGKGEIMVLGLAIIGVTALLSKKL
- the yghU gene encoding glutathione-dependent disulfide-bond oxidoreductase codes for the protein MANEYVPPKVWTHDADNGGEWASINRPDSGARHEQELAVGSHPFQLYSLGTPNGQKVTIMLEELLALGVTEAEYDAHLIKIGDGDQFSSGFVAVNPNSKIPALVDRSGDEPVRVFESGNILLYLAEKFGHLLPADPAKKTETLNWLFWLQGSAPYLGGGFGHFYAYAPEKFEYPINRFTMEAKRQLDVLDKRLADNRFLGGDEYSIADIATWPWYGNVVLGRAYNAAEFLDVESYSNVMRWAKEIDKRGAVQRGRIVNKPWGEEWEQLAERHSASDIDEVLAKRPS